In Flavivirga abyssicola, the following are encoded in one genomic region:
- a CDS encoding DUF4861 family protein, with the protein MRIYKLLYVLLIVFLSGCSQKKADKIIVVKNTLNIERTFETVELTKAFLGVDDLSTIGIRDIETNKLQITQMVDIDDDGVFDQLLFQPKIAPKSEKKYAVIQITEKEKPKAMDYCYSRFIPERTDDYAWENNRVAFRVFGPVAQKMAEDGIKGGTLSSGVDAWLKKVEYPIINKWYKENDENIGSYHIDHGEGLDNFHVGISRGVGGIAVKKDSTYYYSKNFIKWKTITTGPLRTRFYLEYANWDAGGNQITESKIVSLDYGSNLSKFETKIEGTKTISVGLTLHEKDGEVSGNNENAWVSYWQPHKGSELGTAILTPKKYFINHETYHTDNVDESNAYINLKVIDNEVTYYAGFTWKESEQFATKQEWEAYLKLFSKKINMPIEVTLN; encoded by the coding sequence ATGAGAATTTATAAGTTATTATATGTTTTGTTAATTGTCTTTTTATCAGGCTGTTCACAGAAAAAAGCTGATAAAATAATTGTTGTTAAAAATACGCTCAATATTGAAAGAACTTTTGAAACAGTTGAACTCACAAAAGCATTTTTAGGTGTTGACGATTTATCAACTATTGGAATTCGTGATATTGAAACTAATAAACTTCAAATCACTCAAATGGTAGATATTGATGATGATGGTGTGTTTGACCAATTATTATTTCAACCTAAAATAGCTCCTAAATCAGAAAAAAAATATGCTGTAATTCAAATCACTGAGAAAGAAAAACCTAAAGCTATGGATTATTGCTATTCCCGTTTTATACCTGAACGTACTGATGATTATGCTTGGGAAAATAATAGAGTCGCATTTCGTGTCTTTGGTCCTGTTGCACAAAAAATGGCAGAAGATGGTATTAAAGGAGGCACACTTTCAAGTGGTGTAGATGCTTGGCTGAAAAAAGTTGAATATCCCATAATCAATAAATGGTATAAAGAAAATGACGAAAACATTGGAAGCTATCATATAGACCACGGTGAAGGATTAGATAATTTTCATGTGGGTATAAGCAGAGGAGTTGGTGGTATTGCTGTTAAAAAAGATAGTACTTATTATTACTCTAAAAACTTTATCAAATGGAAAACCATCACTACGGGTCCGCTAAGAACACGTTTCTATTTAGAATATGCTAATTGGGATGCAGGAGGCAATCAAATTACAGAAAGTAAAATTGTAAGTTTAGATTATGGTAGTAACCTATCTAAGTTTGAAACTAAAATTGAAGGGACTAAAACAATTTCTGTTGGTTTAACACTCCACGAAAAGGATGGTGAAGTAAGTGGTAATAATGAAAATGCTTGGGTAAGTTACTGGCAACCTCACAAGGGTTCTGAGTTAGGGACTGCTATTTTAACCCCAAAAAAATATTTTATAAACCATGAAACGTATCATACTGATAATGTGGACGAAAGCAATGCTTATATAAACTTAAAGGTTATAGATAATGAAGTGACTTACTATGCTGGATTTACTTGGAAAGAAAGCGAGCAGTTTGCTACCAAACAGGAATGGGAAGCGTATTTAAAACTATTTTCTAAAAAAATAAATATGCCAATAGAGGTAACTCTTAATTGA
- a CDS encoding gluconate 5-dehydrogenase — protein sequence MSINLFDLKGKVALITGGTHGLGQAMAIGLGNAGAKLVINGASSQEKLNNAVAQYKSLGLNAYGYLFDVTDEAQVIKNIEKIQTEVGTIDILVNNAGIIKRTPLEDMEVADFEQVLKVDLVSPFIVSKHVVKGMISRKEGKIINICSMMSELGRNTVGAYAAAKGGLKMLTRNMATEWAKHNIQINGIGPGYFATSQTAPIRVDGHPFNDFIVGRTPAGRWGDPDDLQGAAVFLASKASNFVNGQIIYVDGGILATIGKPSNES from the coding sequence ATGTCAATAAACTTATTTGATTTAAAAGGAAAGGTGGCCTTAATTACTGGAGGTACTCATGGATTAGGACAAGCCATGGCTATTGGTTTGGGTAATGCTGGCGCAAAATTAGTTATAAACGGAGCTTCCTCTCAAGAAAAGCTGAATAATGCCGTAGCTCAATATAAATCTTTAGGATTAAATGCCTATGGCTATCTTTTTGATGTTACTGATGAAGCTCAGGTTATAAAGAACATTGAAAAAATTCAGACCGAAGTTGGTACGATAGACATCCTTGTAAACAATGCCGGAATTATAAAAAGAACACCTTTGGAAGACATGGAAGTTGCCGATTTTGAGCAGGTTTTAAAGGTAGACTTAGTAAGTCCGTTTATCGTGTCAAAACATGTTGTTAAAGGCATGATTTCCAGAAAAGAAGGAAAGATTATTAACATTTGTTCTATGATGAGCGAATTGGGAAGAAATACTGTTGGTGCTTATGCCGCAGCCAAAGGAGGCTTAAAAATGTTAACTCGAAATATGGCTACGGAATGGGCTAAGCATAATATTCAAATTAACGGTATCGGACCTGGTTATTTTGCAACCAGCCAAACAGCCCCCATTCGCGTTGATGGGCATCCTTTTAACGATTTTATTGTAGGAAGAACACCTGCTGGCAGATGGGGAGATCCAGATGATTTACAAGGTGCTGCCGTATTTTTAGCTTCTAAAGCGAGTAATTTTGTTAATGGTCAAATTATTTATGTAGACGGAGGTATACTTGCCACTATTGGAAAACCTTCAAACGAAAGTTAG